ATCGCCTTTTGCGTGGAGGATACGACCATCATCCATGCGCTTCCCGGATTTAAAAAGGTGATGGCGAATTTTAAGTGAACTCAAACCTGCTGTGTTTCAGTGAGCGGCGCATGAGAGCCGCTGGAAAGGAGTATGGAAATGAAGATTCTGAAAATTGACCATCTGGGAATTGCCGTGAACCATATCGACCAAGCCAAAAATTTTTGGGCCGGCATTTTGGGGTTGCCGTTCGAGGGCACCGAAACCGTGGCGGAGCAGAAGGTGACGACGGCCTTTTTCCCGGTGGGAGAGAGCGAAGTGGAATTATTGGAGTCCACATCCCCGGATGGCCCCATTGCCGCCTACATTGCAAAAAGAGGTGAGGGAATTCAGCATATTGCCTTTCGGGTGGACGACATTGAAGCAGCCCTCGCCGAATTGAAGGCCAAGGGGGTACGTTTGATTGATGAAACGCCCCGAAAAGGCGCCGGTGGCGCGAAGATTGCGTTTTTACACCCGAAATCGACCGGCGGGGTGCTGGTGGAACTCTCCGAGCGGTAGCCGTTATCACAGGCATCGCATTTTCCAAGTCCATTG
This Desulfobacterales bacterium DNA region includes the following protein-coding sequences:
- the mce gene encoding methylmalonyl-CoA epimerase translates to MKILKIDHLGIAVNHIDQAKNFWAGILGLPFEGTETVAEQKVTTAFFPVGESEVELLESTSPDGPIAAYIAKRGEGIQHIAFRVDDIEAALAELKAKGVRLIDETPRKGAGGAKIAFLHPKSTGGVLVELSER